In Deltaproteobacteria bacterium, a genomic segment contains:
- a CDS encoding DUF937 domain-containing protein has protein sequence MSSILDMLNQQLGADAVQQIRRQLGVDEGTASNAISAALPMLLGGLARNSANQQGADALASALSRDHDGGILDNLMGFLGGNAGSLGAGASILGHIFGGKTDAMSNILSRSTGMNIGSAGSLLSILAPLVMGALGRMQRQQGLDGGGLANVLGGERSRMEQAAPGFGGLTRILDLDGDGSVIDDLPQLAGMLGRFFSR, from the coding sequence ATGTCGTCCATCCTCGATATGCTGAATCAACAACTCGGTGCCGATGCGGTCCAACAGATTAGACGCCAATTGGGCGTTGATGAAGGAACTGCCAGCAACGCAATCTCGGCGGCATTACCGATGCTTTTGGGTGGGCTGGCGCGCAACTCGGCAAACCAACAAGGGGCTGACGCATTAGCTTCTGCATTATCTCGGGATCACGATGGCGGCATCCTTGATAATCTCATGGGGTTCCTTGGAGGGAATGCTGGGAGCTTGGGAGCCGGTGCTAGTATTCTCGGTCATATCTTTGGTGGAAAAACAGACGCGATGTCGAATATTCTGAGCCGTTCGACCGGTATGAACATTGGTTCCGCCGGCAGTCTGCTGTCGATTTTAGCACCACTGGTGATGGGAGCGCTGGGCCGTATGCAGCGGCAGCAGGGCCTTGATGGCGGAGGGTTAGCAAACGTTCTCGGTGGTGAACGCTCTCGCATGGAACAAGCTGCTCCGGGGTTTGGTGGGCTTACTCGCATCCTCGACCTTGACGGCGATGGAAGTGTTATCGACGACCTCCCTCAGCTTGCAGGGATGTTAGGTCGGTTCTTTAGTCGTTAA
- a CDS encoding SDR family oxidoreductase produces MLLANRVVLITGSVRGSGAGIARVFAREGAQIVLNQVKDEGNPQKVLDEIHSTGGKALFVHADITDEQQVSDMVKKAEDAFGKVDILVSNYAAAIPRKSFVEMAWSEWQEQIDTTLKAAVLCSQAVLPGMKARRWGRIISVNTIGIHQPALTYHGYTAAKTAMIGFTRNLAVEVGQHNITVNIVSPGLTLTEEVKAMLTVEAQERHEKQIPLRRTGTVEDTAHAALFFASELGSFVTGHYLPVCGGQVME; encoded by the coding sequence ATGCTCTTAGCCAATAGAGTTGTACTCATTACCGGATCGGTACGTGGCAGTGGGGCAGGGATTGCCCGCGTCTTTGCGCGTGAAGGTGCACAGATAGTGCTGAATCAAGTAAAGGATGAAGGTAATCCACAAAAGGTGCTTGACGAAATTCACAGTACAGGCGGGAAAGCCCTTTTTGTTCATGCTGACATCACCGACGAGCAACAGGTCAGCGATATGGTTAAGAAAGCTGAAGACGCTTTTGGAAAAGTCGACATCCTGGTGAGTAACTATGCGGCTGCGATTCCGCGCAAGAGTTTTGTCGAGATGGCATGGAGCGAATGGCAAGAACAAATCGACACAACTTTAAAGGCTGCGGTCTTGTGTAGCCAAGCCGTGCTTCCGGGGATGAAAGCCCGGCGCTGGGGACGTATTATCAGCGTCAATACCATTGGGATTCATCAGCCGGCATTAACCTATCATGGGTACACTGCTGCAAAGACCGCGATGATCGGCTTCACCCGTAATCTGGCGGTTGAAGTTGGACAGCACAACATTACGGTGAATATCGTTTCTCCAGGGCTTACCCTGACTGAGGAAGTGAAGGCAATGCTTACTGTGGAAGCTCAGGAACGACATGAAAAACAGATTCCGCTACGCCGCACTGGTACCGTTGAAGATACGGCGCACGCGGCTCTGTTTTTTGCTTCGGAGCTGGGAAGTTTTGTGACTGGCCACTATCTACCTGTGTGTGGTGGGCAAGTGATGGAATAG
- a CDS encoding acyl-CoA dehydrogenase, with product MTMEFALTAQQDAFRKEIREFLSQEVTATSATEDGWIVGYSPEFSRRLGARGWIGLTWPKKYGGQERSYLDRLVLTEELLRAGAPVAAHWLGDRQVGPALLAYGSEEQKMEILPRVTRGEIVFCLGMSEPGSGSDLASLRTKAIEEGDHFILNGQKIWTSFAHVADYAYLVARTDLEAPKHKGISEFLVDMKTPGVTVRPLVDITGEHHFNEVFFDNAKVEKRWLIGEKNRGWYQIASQLDYERSGIERLLSNYPLFRDTVKYAQETGLAKDPLVRNQLAQMQIELDMGRFMVYKVAWLLTQGHAPNHEAAMAKCFCTEVEQRIAQTVCSLLGDYSLLLPGSPAARLAGRAAREYLYAPAYTIQGGTSNVLRNIMAIRGLGLQAG from the coding sequence ATGACCATGGAATTTGCCCTCACCGCCCAACAGGACGCGTTTCGTAAAGAAATACGCGAGTTCCTTTCCCAAGAAGTCACTGCGACCTCAGCGACTGAAGATGGTTGGATTGTGGGATACTCTCCTGAGTTCTCTCGTAGACTTGGGGCACGAGGGTGGATCGGACTGACCTGGCCAAAAAAATATGGAGGTCAAGAACGTTCCTACCTTGATCGACTGGTCCTGACAGAGGAACTGCTGCGAGCTGGCGCACCGGTTGCTGCTCATTGGTTAGGCGATCGACAAGTCGGCCCAGCCTTGTTGGCCTACGGCAGCGAAGAGCAAAAGATGGAGATCCTACCACGTGTCACAAGAGGAGAGATCGTCTTCTGCCTCGGTATGAGTGAACCAGGATCAGGTTCAGATCTAGCTTCGCTCCGCACCAAAGCGATAGAAGAGGGTGATCATTTCATCCTCAACGGACAAAAAATCTGGACCAGTTTTGCTCATGTCGCTGATTATGCGTACCTCGTTGCCCGGACAGATCTCGAGGCGCCGAAGCATAAAGGCATTAGTGAATTCTTGGTGGATATGAAAACACCAGGAGTGACGGTGCGGCCACTGGTCGATATTACTGGAGAACATCACTTTAATGAGGTGTTCTTTGATAACGCGAAAGTAGAAAAACGGTGGCTGATCGGTGAGAAAAACCGAGGTTGGTATCAGATTGCCTCACAATTGGATTATGAACGGAGTGGTATCGAGCGGTTGTTGAGTAACTATCCGTTATTTCGCGATACGGTGAAGTATGCACAAGAGACCGGGCTGGCAAAAGATCCTCTCGTGCGTAACCAACTGGCGCAAATGCAGATAGAACTCGATATGGGACGCTTCATGGTGTACAAAGTCGCCTGGTTGTTAACCCAAGGCCACGCGCCGAACCACGAGGCGGCAATGGCAAAATGCTTCTGCACCGAAGTTGAGCAACGTATCGCCCAGACTGTATGTAGTCTTCTTGGAGACTACTCGCTGTTGCTCCCTGGCTCTCCTGCGGCACGCTTAGCTGGTCGCGCTGCGCGTGAGTACCTCTACGCCCCTGCGTACACCATTCAGGGCGGTACGAGTAATGTCCTGCGCAATATCATGGCAATTCGCGGGTTGGGATTACAGGCGGGATAG
- a CDS encoding class I SAM-dependent methyltransferase, whose product MAYEGDKHISEESIKSDFYLNPQVRTKGTAKTLQRFRSLRDMLIRILNRRPDELADLKIADIGCGAGNQCLVWAQHGHRHIRGMDIDPGLVRLAKEDALAGGYGVDYCIGSGTALPWAAETMDVCLAVELLEHVPAWEACLKECARVLRPGGVLLVTTSNKLCPMQEEFRLPLYSWYPRKVKKYCEHLAVTTHPHLANYTHYPAVNWFSYYMLRDDMKRMGFDLCLDRFDVIDTEGKGSLTKLIVQGIRTVPAFRWLAQVASVGTLVVAFKANKGESKNQKVVLH is encoded by the coding sequence ATGGCGTACGAGGGCGATAAGCATATCAGTGAAGAGAGCATCAAGTCTGACTTCTATCTCAACCCCCAGGTCCGAACGAAAGGCACGGCGAAGACACTGCAACGGTTCCGTTCACTCCGAGATATGCTCATTCGCATCCTCAACCGGCGACCTGATGAACTCGCAGACCTTAAGATTGCTGATATCGGGTGTGGTGCTGGGAATCAATGTCTTGTCTGGGCGCAGCATGGCCATCGCCATATTCGAGGGATGGATATCGATCCTGGGCTCGTCCGGCTTGCAAAAGAAGATGCTCTCGCCGGCGGATACGGTGTTGACTACTGTATTGGCTCCGGCACAGCACTCCCCTGGGCAGCTGAAACAATGGATGTCTGTCTAGCCGTGGAGCTTTTGGAGCATGTCCCAGCGTGGGAGGCGTGCCTGAAAGAATGCGCGCGTGTCTTGCGCCCTGGTGGTGTCCTGTTGGTGACAACAAGTAATAAGTTGTGTCCCATGCAGGAAGAATTTCGACTACCTCTGTATAGTTGGTATCCTCGCAAGGTGAAAAAGTATTGTGAACACCTCGCGGTGACGACCCATCCGCATTTAGCGAACTATACTCATTATCCAGCCGTGAATTGGTTTAGCTACTACATGTTACGTGATGACATGAAAAGGATGGGATTTGATCTTTGCCTGGATCGATTTGATGTCATCGATACTGAAGGAAAGGGATCACTGACCAAACTGATCGTTCAAGGAATTCGGACTGTCCCAGCGTTTCGCTGGCTCGCACAGGTGGCCAGCGTAGGCACGCTGGTCGTTGCGTTTAAGGCGAATAAGGGGGAGTCCAAAAACCAGAAGGTTGTGCTTCATTAA
- a CDS encoding alpha/beta hydrolase — protein sequence MEKAVEFYSETVPMAGVLFMPADIAPGEQRPGVVMCHGFTAVKEVLLPEVAQRLAKLGYVTLTFDYRFLGASGGEPRRQIMPMRQIEDIRNAVTFLQNQPEVNPERIGLLGVSLGGANVSYAAGVEDRVKATVSVCGIGDCGRWIRDACHFWEWRALLQRLAEDRRARVLTGKLQYVHAKDIVPEPDSTSVLFEKILHQYPQWSREITLASGDALIAYRPESVVEKIAPRAIMWLHGDADERVSMEESISMFHKAGEPKKLVILPGLGHSDIITGPGLDQSMPHIKQWFADHL from the coding sequence ATGGAAAAGGCAGTCGAGTTTTACAGCGAGACGGTTCCAATGGCAGGCGTGCTGTTTATGCCCGCTGACATCGCTCCTGGTGAGCAGCGGCCAGGGGTTGTCATGTGTCACGGGTTCACTGCAGTCAAAGAGGTGCTATTGCCAGAGGTTGCGCAACGCCTGGCGAAACTCGGCTATGTCACCTTAACCTTTGATTACCGTTTTCTTGGTGCCAGTGGCGGTGAGCCGCGTCGGCAAATCATGCCGATGCGACAGATTGAGGATATTCGCAACGCCGTTACTTTTCTGCAGAATCAACCGGAAGTGAATCCCGAACGCATCGGGTTACTTGGTGTGAGTCTGGGAGGCGCGAATGTCAGTTATGCGGCTGGAGTTGAAGATCGTGTCAAAGCCACGGTGAGTGTTTGTGGTATTGGCGATTGTGGCCGCTGGATTCGTGATGCTTGTCATTTTTGGGAGTGGCGGGCACTCTTGCAGCGGTTGGCGGAGGACCGGCGAGCGCGGGTGCTGACGGGGAAGCTGCAGTATGTTCATGCCAAAGATATCGTTCCTGAGCCTGACAGTACCTCTGTTCTGTTCGAGAAGATTCTTCATCAGTATCCGCAGTGGAGCAGAGAGATTACCCTGGCTTCGGGCGACGCACTCATTGCCTATCGCCCAGAGTCAGTTGTCGAAAAAATTGCACCGCGAGCGATCATGTGGCTACATGGGGACGCTGACGAACGGGTATCGATGGAAGAATCCATCTCGATGTTTCACAAGGCAGGTGAACCGAAGAAGCTGGTGATTCTTCCCGGGCTTGGGCACAGTGATATCATTACTGGACCGGGGCTTGATCAGAGTATGCCGCATATCAAGCAATGGTTTGCTGATCATCTGTAA
- a CDS encoding DUF1499 domain-containing protein: protein MRIVGIVLQIVFFLALIFVSLLVAGVISNRLPLNDPPGFGPRISTYLSTNVAETSADTVFPELKLRRYEAPPALLYDVTRRAVQGLKWEVTAMDDTKHEIRAVVTTKVWKYQDDVTIQIQPAQPSGSWLWIRSASRVGKGDLGANTRHVMDLVRYVDETVPKQALVTQ from the coding sequence ATGCGTATCGTAGGGATCGTGTTGCAAATCGTTTTTTTTCTCGCGTTGATTTTTGTGTCGCTGTTAGTCGCCGGAGTCATTTCGAATCGTCTGCCGCTCAATGATCCTCCAGGTTTTGGTCCGCGAATTTCAACCTATCTTTCGACCAATGTGGCGGAAACGTCTGCGGATACGGTCTTTCCGGAACTGAAGTTGCGACGATACGAAGCACCACCAGCGCTACTGTACGATGTTACACGGCGTGCGGTCCAGGGGTTGAAGTGGGAGGTGACTGCGATGGATGATACGAAGCACGAAATCCGTGCAGTGGTGACTACCAAGGTGTGGAAATACCAAGATGATGTAACCATTCAAATTCAACCTGCGCAACCAAGTGGGAGTTGGCTATGGATTCGCTCGGCTTCACGCGTCGGGAAAGGTGATTTGGGAGCGAACACGCGTCATGTCATGGACCTGGTGCGGTATGTGGATGAAACCGTACCGAAGCAAGCGTTGGTGACACAGTAG
- a CDS encoding thioredoxin domain-containing protein has translation MAHTFTNRLSKETSPYLLQHAHNPVDWFPWGEEAFAKAKAENKPILLSVGYSACHWCHVMERESFENEQIAQLMNELYVNIKVDREERPDVDEIYMNAVQMLTGRGGWPMTVFLTPDGKPFYGGTYFPPEDRHNLPAFPRVLAGVAQAYREKPQEVAHSTAQILANLEKLSHREETLRPLHESTLEKTASSLAQHVDHTHGGLGGAPKFPNSMVFGFFLRQYKASGRRQYLDVTLHTLRKMAEGGMYDQLGGGFHRYSVDERWLVPHFEKMLYDNALLVRVYLEAYQATHEVFFRQVVEETLAYVEREMLHPDGGFYATQDADSEGEEGKFFVWSHDEVMRILGDEAGEIFCRYYDVTDVGNFEHHNILHPTLSLEQLAKLFRRNLAEVSQLIAEAKHKLFLVREQRVKPGRDEKILTSWNGLMLSAFVEGYKVLGHPRYLAIARQTTDFIFARLYREGRLLHCYKEGQAKFNAYLDDYAFLAAAFIDLYEATFERQYLDMALELTETLLSRFWDATEGAFFFTSIDHEALISRSKSAFDGSVPSGNSVAALTLLRLFSLTDKREYLNKAEQLLRLFYDAMEQNPFGFSHMLCALDFYLHRPTEICLLGIVHEPQTRELLAEIHSQLLPNKTLVGIESPQQSQLPGMFAGKVQVDGQVTAYVCRNFTCSLPVIDREALRKVLLAS, from the coding sequence ATGGCACATACATTCACCAATCGTTTGAGTAAAGAAACGAGCCCGTATTTACTTCAACATGCGCATAATCCGGTTGACTGGTTTCCCTGGGGTGAGGAAGCATTTGCCAAAGCGAAGGCAGAGAATAAACCGATCTTGCTGAGTGTCGGGTATTCGGCATGTCATTGGTGCCATGTGATGGAGCGCGAGTCGTTCGAGAATGAGCAAATCGCTCAACTCATGAACGAACTGTATGTGAACATTAAAGTGGATCGTGAAGAACGGCCAGACGTTGACGAGATCTATATGAATGCCGTGCAAATGCTCACCGGTCGCGGTGGATGGCCGATGACGGTATTTCTTACTCCAGACGGTAAGCCGTTCTATGGTGGAACGTATTTCCCACCGGAAGATCGCCACAATTTACCCGCGTTCCCGCGCGTCCTGGCTGGGGTGGCGCAAGCCTATCGTGAGAAACCGCAGGAGGTTGCGCATTCGACGGCGCAGATTCTCGCGAATCTTGAAAAACTCTCTCATCGTGAGGAAACCTTGCGCCCGCTCCATGAGAGCACCCTGGAGAAGACAGCCAGCAGTTTAGCGCAACATGTTGACCATACACATGGCGGCTTGGGGGGAGCGCCGAAATTTCCTAACTCGATGGTCTTCGGGTTTTTTTTGCGCCAATACAAAGCAAGCGGACGGAGACAATATCTCGATGTGACTTTGCATACGCTACGCAAGATGGCCGAAGGTGGCATGTATGATCAACTCGGTGGTGGCTTCCACCGTTATTCGGTCGATGAGCGTTGGTTAGTACCCCACTTCGAGAAAATGCTTTATGATAATGCGCTGCTCGTGCGGGTGTATCTTGAAGCCTATCAGGCAACCCATGAGGTGTTCTTTCGCCAGGTTGTGGAAGAGACGCTTGCGTACGTTGAACGTGAGATGTTGCACCCTGATGGTGGGTTTTACGCGACTCAGGATGCAGATTCCGAAGGAGAGGAGGGGAAGTTTTTCGTCTGGAGTCACGATGAGGTGATGCGTATTCTCGGTGATGAGGCTGGAGAGATTTTTTGTCGATATTATGATGTGACTGATGTCGGGAACTTCGAGCATCACAATATCCTTCATCCGACACTTTCACTTGAACAATTAGCGAAACTGTTCCGCCGGAATCTTGCTGAGGTGAGTCAGCTCATTGCTGAAGCGAAACACAAGCTGTTTCTCGTCCGTGAACAACGAGTGAAACCTGGACGTGATGAAAAAATCTTGACGAGCTGGAACGGGTTGATGCTCTCGGCGTTTGTCGAAGGGTATAAAGTCTTAGGGCATCCGCGCTATTTAGCCATCGCACGTCAGACGACCGATTTCATCTTTGCTCGCTTGTATCGTGAGGGTCGATTGCTGCACTGCTACAAAGAAGGGCAAGCGAAGTTCAATGCGTACCTTGATGACTATGCCTTCTTAGCTGCGGCGTTCATTGATCTGTACGAAGCAACGTTTGAGCGACAGTATCTCGACATGGCGCTGGAGCTGACGGAAACGTTGCTGTCACGTTTCTGGGATGCCACTGAAGGCGCTTTCTTTTTTACCAGTATTGACCACGAGGCGCTGATTAGTCGTTCGAAGTCGGCGTTTGACGGATCGGTTCCGTCGGGAAATTCGGTCGCAGCCCTCACTCTCTTGCGTCTCTTCTCTCTGACCGACAAGCGAGAGTATCTCAACAAAGCAGAGCAACTGCTTCGTCTCTTCTACGATGCGATGGAGCAAAATCCCTTTGGCTTTAGTCATATGCTGTGCGCATTAGATTTTTATCTGCACCGACCAACGGAGATCTGTTTGCTCGGGATAGTGCACGAGCCGCAAACACGCGAGTTGTTGGCAGAGATCCACTCGCAGTTGCTGCCGAACAAAACGCTCGTGGGCATCGAGTCGCCGCAGCAAAGCCAACTACCAGGCATGTTCGCTGGGAAAGTGCAGGTCGACGGTCAGGTCACCGCATATGTGTGTCGGAATTTTACCTGTTCACTGCCGGTGATTGATCGAGAAGCGTTGAGGAAGGTTCTACTAGCGTCATAA
- a CDS encoding SelT/SelW/SelH family protein translates to MTEEILSDYKQRVKSLSLVPYDDGRFEVFVDGKRIYSKKATGRFPAYAEVRAALPR, encoded by the coding sequence CTGACGGAAGAGATCCTCAGTGATTACAAACAAAGGGTGAAGTCTCTTAGCCTCGTCCCGTACGACGACGGGCGCTTCGAGGTATTCGTGGATGGGAAACGAATCTATTCGAAAAAAGCGACGGGGCGGTTCCCTGCATATGCGGAAGTGCGCGCCGCTCTGCCCCGGTAG
- a CDS encoding PAS domain-containing protein, with translation MKRFWGRSISSAFEDPWSFVEAIHPEDRQRVLSMLTAPWAQERRPLEHEHRILRPKGNISY, from the coding sequence ATGAAAAGATTTTGGGGAAGGAGTATATCGAGTGCGTTTGAAGATCCTTGGTCATTTGTTGAGGCAATACATCCGGAAGATCGACAACGCGTGCTGTCAATGCTGACGGCTCCTTGGGCGCAGGAGAGGCGACCGCTTGAGCATGAACACCGCATTCTTCGGCCCAAGGGAAACATATCCTACTAG
- a CDS encoding PAS domain-containing protein: protein MSQPALARSVLILRPPYGVSAEIEKNDSFQVFFTNSLIPLYIFDRDTLQFLETNDATVAQYGYTRTELLALDATVFQPNEEIARLVTFDMTEMLRAEASLRYSTEHVYQLTDNLDSVFWVATPTLSRFLYISAAYEKVWGRGRAGLYSNAWALLDTIHPEDRVRVEDATRNSFADFDQEYRITRPDGEVRWIHGRAFPIRGPKGEIIRVAGIA, encoded by the coding sequence TTGTCACAACCAGCATTGGCACGATCAGTGCTGATACTGCGGCCACCCTATGGTGTGAGTGCGGAAATCGAGAAAAATGACTCCTTTCAGGTTTTCTTTACCAACTCTCTCATCCCTCTCTACATCTTTGATCGCGACACGTTACAGTTTCTTGAAACAAACGATGCGACGGTTGCGCAATATGGCTATACGCGAACGGAACTCCTCGCCCTTGACGCTACGGTGTTCCAGCCGAACGAAGAGATTGCTCGATTGGTGACATTTGACATGACTGAGATGCTGCGAGCCGAGGCAAGCCTGCGCTATAGCACTGAGCATGTCTATCAGTTGACAGATAACCTGGACTCTGTGTTCTGGGTGGCAACGCCTACCTTGTCTCGCTTTCTCTATATCAGTGCCGCGTACGAAAAGGTGTGGGGACGGGGGCGTGCAGGTCTATATTCCAATGCCTGGGCGTTACTCGACACAATCCACCCCGAGGATCGCGTGCGAGTTGAGGATGCGACACGGAATAGCTTTGCCGATTTTGATCAAGAGTATCGGATCACTCGTCCTGATGGCGAGGTGCGTTGGATACATGGCCGTGCATTTCCGATTCGTGGCCCCAAGGGGGAAATCATTCGTGTGGCCGGGATAGCTTAA
- a CDS encoding SDR family oxidoreductase: MRLKGKVALVTGAGSGLGQATAELFAQEGAKVIVADISQRRAEAVAAGINGTGKRAKAVAVRGDVSKKEEVDAMVAEGKKRFGAVNIVVNNAGIAQIKNFLDISPEEWQHMIDIHIKGTFLCTQAVIKDMIAANWGRVINTASVAGMEGGPQNSHYAAAKAAIIGFTRSLALEYARNNITVNAVAPGLIDTPMARGAGAGQSGTMDETKAEQVRQFFLRRIPARRLGQPIDIATAHLYLASDDAAYVTGQIVSPNGGYVM; the protein is encoded by the coding sequence ATGCGACTCAAAGGAAAAGTAGCCTTAGTGACCGGCGCTGGCTCGGGATTGGGACAAGCCACAGCCGAGTTGTTTGCCCAAGAGGGCGCAAAGGTCATCGTTGCCGATATTAGCCAACGACGCGCTGAAGCCGTGGCCGCAGGGATCAATGGTACCGGAAAACGCGCCAAAGCGGTTGCTGTTCGTGGTGATGTCTCGAAAAAAGAGGAAGTCGATGCGATGGTCGCCGAAGGAAAGAAGCGCTTCGGTGCAGTCAACATTGTGGTGAACAATGCGGGGATCGCACAGATTAAAAACTTCCTCGACATCTCGCCAGAAGAATGGCAGCACATGATCGATATTCACATCAAAGGCACGTTCTTGTGCACCCAGGCCGTGATCAAGGATATGATTGCGGCCAATTGGGGTCGCGTGATCAATACGGCATCGGTTGCTGGTATGGAAGGCGGTCCCCAGAACTCGCACTATGCGGCGGCCAAAGCGGCGATTATCGGGTTCACGCGCTCGTTGGCATTAGAGTATGCGCGCAACAATATCACCGTGAACGCCGTGGCTCCGGGATTGATAGATACCCCGATGGCCCGTGGTGCTGGAGCTGGGCAGAGCGGGACTATGGATGAAACCAAAGCCGAGCAAGTGCGGCAATTCTTCTTGCGTCGGATTCCTGCGCGACGCCTCGGCCAGCCCATTGATATTGCGACTGCGCATCTGTACTTGGCTTCGGATGATGCCGCGTATGTCACTGGACAAATTGTGAGCCCCAATGGTGGATATGTAATGTAA
- a CDS encoding SDR family oxidoreductase, translated as MREAGGFVSGVEGKIAFLTGAGSGIGRASALVLAKGGADVAVCDINMAGAEETARQVQSIGRRALALRVDVTSLSQVEQAAIQTKSELGPIDILLSNAGIAEQVPFAEMTEAQWDRMFSVHLNGTYHCFRAVLPGMRERNWGRLISTSSMGARTGGVRLSHYCAAKAGIAGLTIAMASELARTGITVNAVAPGVIDTPMVHESPTQWVERMTKTIPMRRLGKPEDIAYAVAYLASEEAGFVTGQILSPNGGSYMKWC; from the coding sequence ATGCGTGAAGCTGGAGGTTTCGTGTCAGGAGTCGAAGGAAAAATAGCCTTTCTTACCGGTGCGGGTTCGGGGATCGGACGAGCCTCAGCGCTGGTATTGGCGAAAGGTGGGGCGGATGTCGCTGTGTGTGACATCAATATGGCTGGTGCTGAAGAAACTGCACGACAAGTGCAAAGCATCGGTCGTCGAGCGCTGGCGTTACGGGTAGATGTCACGTCGCTCAGTCAAGTCGAGCAAGCTGCCATACAAACCAAGAGTGAACTCGGTCCGATCGACATTCTGCTCAGCAATGCTGGTATCGCCGAACAAGTTCCGTTTGCTGAGATGACCGAAGCGCAATGGGATCGCATGTTCAGTGTCCATTTGAATGGGACGTATCATTGCTTTCGAGCGGTCCTGCCTGGGATGCGTGAGCGCAATTGGGGACGGTTGATCAGTACCTCATCGATGGGTGCACGTACTGGTGGGGTGCGACTTTCGCACTATTGTGCTGCGAAAGCCGGAATTGCGGGACTGACAATCGCTATGGCAAGTGAATTGGCACGAACGGGAATAACGGTGAATGCGGTTGCTCCTGGTGTGATTGACACACCTATGGTGCATGAGAGTCCGACGCAATGGGTCGAACGCATGACTAAGACCATTCCCATGCGTAGACTAGGTAAGCCCGAAGATATTGCCTACGCGGTTGCCTATCTGGCGTCCGAAGAAGCCGGGTTTGTCACTGGACAAATTCTGAGCCCTAACGGTGGCTCGTACATGAAGTGGTGCTGA
- a CDS encoding glyoxalase — MIKLKSIRHTGVPVMDVDKAREFYSSIIGLKEIPRPEIKGIPGIWYECNGTQVHIIGQRNEMAAKGLPGIGTHLAIHVEDFEAAKKELTEKGIEFQEFMPPPHIGNAPVLFVKDPDGNVVELRAEA; from the coding sequence GTGATTAAACTAAAATCTATTCGTCATACTGGGGTCCCGGTGATGGATGTCGACAAAGCCCGTGAATTTTACAGCAGCATCATCGGTTTGAAGGAAATTCCGCGACCAGAAATCAAAGGCATTCCTGGGATTTGGTACGAGTGCAACGGTACGCAGGTACATATCATTGGCCAACGCAACGAAATGGCTGCTAAGGGGCTTCCGGGCATCGGGACGCATCTTGCCATTCATGTTGAAGATTTCGAAGCGGCAAAGAAAGAACTGACAGAAAAAGGAATCGAGTTCCAAGAATTCATGCCGCCTCCACATATTGGCAATGCGCCGGTACTGTTTGTGAAAGACCCAGACGGCAACGTTGTGGAACTGCGAGCAGAAGCGTAA